In Chryseobacterium turcicum, a single window of DNA contains:
- a CDS encoding SDR family oxidoreductase: MIENKVAYITGGTKGVGYGIAKILLQNGVSVAFSGRKKEDVEKVENELKQYSTHVLGLVSDVKNLDSEFNAVKSIIEKFGRLDFVIANAGLGIFKPVDELSSEEWNEMIDTNLTGVFHTLKASVEELKKTEGYYITISSLAGTNFFENGTGYNASKFGVVGFTQAAMIDLRKYNIKSTVIMPGSVATHFNGNIPSEKDAWKIQPDDMGNLVLDVLRMNPRVLPSKIEFRATKSKA; encoded by the coding sequence ATGATAGAAAATAAAGTAGCTTATATTACAGGAGGAACAAAAGGCGTAGGATACGGAATTGCAAAAATATTGCTTCAAAATGGTGTTTCAGTTGCGTTTTCGGGGAGAAAAAAAGAGGATGTTGAAAAAGTAGAAAATGAATTAAAACAATATTCAACTCATGTTTTGGGATTGGTTTCGGATGTTAAGAATTTGGATAGTGAATTTAACGCCGTTAAAAGCATCATAGAAAAATTTGGAAGATTAGATTTTGTAATCGCCAATGCAGGATTAGGAATTTTTAAACCTGTTGACGAACTAAGTTCCGAAGAATGGAATGAGATGATTGACACCAATTTAACCGGAGTTTTTCATACTTTAAAAGCATCAGTTGAAGAGTTAAAGAAAACAGAAGGGTATTATATTACGATTTCAAGTTTGGCAGGAACTAATTTCTTTGAAAACGGAACAGGCTACAATGCTTCAAAATTTGGTGTTGTAGGTTTTACTCAGGCGGCAATGATTGATTTGAGAAAGTATAATATTAAATCTACGGTGATTATGCCGGGTTCGGTAGCAACCCATTTTAACGGAAATATTCCTTCAGAAAAAGATGCCTGGAAAATTCAGCCGGATGATATGGGAAATCTAGTATTGGATGTTTTACGAATGAACCCAAGGGTTTTACCTAGCAAGATTGAGTTTAGAGCAACAAAATCAAAAGCTTAG
- a CDS encoding electron transfer flavoprotein subunit beta/FixA family protein has protein sequence MKILVCISSVPDTTSKINFTADKSAFDKNGIQWVINPLDEFALTKAIKLQESQGATVTVLNVGDAATEPVIRKALAIGANDGVRVNLDPKDSYSTAKEIASVAQNGGYDLILCGKESIDYNGGSVPGMVAQLLNQPFVNASVGLDVNGAEATAVREIEGGKETISVKLPAVIAGQKGLVDEKDLIIPNMRGIMSARTKPLQVVEPTSSEVKVQGVSYDSVPARAAVKIVSPDNLDELVRLLHEEAKVI, from the coding sequence ATGAAAATATTAGTTTGCATCAGTAGTGTTCCAGATACTACTTCAAAAATCAACTTTACAGCAGATAAGTCTGCATTCGACAAAAACGGAATTCAATGGGTAATCAATCCATTAGATGAATTTGCATTAACAAAAGCAATCAAATTACAAGAATCTCAGGGAGCAACAGTGACGGTTTTAAACGTAGGAGATGCTGCTACAGAACCGGTAATCAGAAAAGCTTTGGCAATTGGTGCAAACGATGGAGTAAGAGTAAATCTTGACCCTAAAGACAGCTATTCTACCGCTAAAGAAATCGCTTCAGTAGCTCAGAATGGTGGTTATGACTTAATTCTTTGTGGTAAAGAATCAATTGATTACAACGGAGGTTCTGTTCCTGGGATGGTTGCTCAGTTATTGAATCAGCCTTTCGTTAATGCATCTGTAGGTTTAGATGTAAACGGAGCTGAAGCTACTGCTGTAAGAGAAATTGAAGGCGGTAAAGAAACTATTTCTGTGAAATTACCTGCTGTAATCGCTGGTCAGAAAGGATTAGTAGATGAAAAAGATTTGATTATTCCAAACATGAGAGGGATTATGTCTGCAAGAACAAAACCTTTGCAGGTAGTAGAGCCTACTTCTTCTGAAGTAAAAGTTCAGGGAGTTTCTTATGATTCTGTTCCTGCAAGAGCAGCTGTGAAAATCGTTTCTCCAGACAATTTAGATGAGTTGGTAAGACTTCTTCACGAGGAAGCTAAAGTAATTTAA
- a CDS encoding electron transfer flavoprotein subunit alpha/FixB family protein, with amino-acid sequence MAVFVYAENINGVYKKAAFEAVSYAKAVADQAGETVTAISVNPTDSSDLLYKYGATNVINIKDEGLKNFSAKAYAQAVSEVVDGNILVFPHTTDASSVAPMLAIMKDYSLITNVLEAPESQSPFQVKRKAFSGKGFMHAKAEGTGVILTVSQNAFGVKENTVSGSEEVKNLSVANEDTKVISHEQSSGKLDLKEAEVVVSAGRGLKGPENWGMVEELANVLGAATACSKPVSDIGWRPHTEHVGQTGKAIAPNLYIAIGISGAIQHLAGVNSSKTIVVINSDAEAPFFKSADYGVVGDAFQIIPALTEKIKALKG; translated from the coding sequence ATGGCAGTATTCGTATACGCAGAAAATATAAATGGTGTTTACAAGAAAGCAGCTTTTGAGGCAGTTTCTTATGCTAAAGCAGTGGCAGACCAAGCGGGAGAAACCGTTACGGCAATCTCTGTAAACCCTACAGATTCTTCAGATTTATTGTATAAATATGGAGCAACAAACGTAATCAATATCAAAGACGAAGGTCTTAAAAATTTCTCAGCAAAAGCTTATGCACAAGCAGTAAGTGAAGTTGTAGATGGAAATATCCTTGTTTTCCCTCACACAACAGATGCTTCTTCTGTAGCACCAATGTTAGCGATAATGAAAGATTACTCTCTTATTACCAATGTTTTGGAAGCTCCTGAAAGTCAGTCTCCATTTCAGGTAAAAAGAAAAGCATTCTCTGGAAAAGGTTTTATGCATGCAAAAGCTGAAGGAACAGGGGTAATCCTTACCGTTTCTCAAAATGCTTTCGGTGTTAAAGAAAATACAGTTTCTGGTTCTGAAGAGGTGAAAAATCTTTCTGTTGCTAATGAAGATACTAAAGTTATCTCTCATGAGCAGAGTTCAGGGAAATTAGACCTTAAAGAAGCTGAAGTAGTTGTTTCTGCAGGTAGAGGATTAAAAGGTCCTGAAAACTGGGGTATGGTAGAAGAGTTAGCAAACGTTTTAGGCGCTGCTACAGCTTGTTCAAAGCCGGTTTCGGATATCGGATGGAGACCTCACACAGAACACGTAGGTCAAACTGGTAAAGCAATTGCACCTAATCTTTATATTGCAATTGGTATTTCTGGAGCGATTCAGCATTTGGCTGGTGTAAACTCTTCTAAAACAATCGTTGTAATCAACAGTGATGCTGAAGCTCCGTTCTTCAAGTCAGCTGACTATGGGGTTGTAGGAGATGCTTTCCAGATTATCCCTGCATTAACTGAAAAGATTAAAGCACTTAAAGGATAG
- a CDS encoding bifunctional nuclease family protein, whose amino-acid sequence MDYKQLVIRGISYSQTQSGAYALLLEHEETNIKLPVVIGNFEAQSISLGLEKDIHPPRPLTHDLFTKFIISTHYKLVSVIIYQIVDGVFFSNINFKNSETEEELILDARTSDAVAMAVRFDAPIYTTQQVLNEAGILLELEEVAKEDETFSEAVEAEDSLTSASMEELQKLLDEAVKEEDFDTALEIQEEIKRRKKKID is encoded by the coding sequence ATGGATTATAAACAGCTAGTCATACGCGGAATATCGTACAGCCAGACCCAGTCTGGAGCTTACGCATTGCTATTGGAACATGAAGAAACAAACATTAAATTGCCCGTGGTTATCGGTAATTTTGAAGCGCAATCCATTTCTTTAGGTTTAGAAAAAGATATTCATCCGCCACGTCCGCTTACACACGATTTATTTACAAAATTTATTATTTCTACCCATTATAAATTGGTTTCTGTAATCATTTATCAGATTGTAGACGGTGTTTTCTTCTCAAATATCAATTTTAAAAATTCCGAAACCGAGGAAGAGCTTATTCTTGATGCAAGAACATCAGACGCTGTTGCAATGGCAGTAAGATTTGATGCACCCATTTATACCACACAGCAGGTTTTAAATGAAGCCGGAATATTATTGGAATTGGAAGAGGTAGCTAAAGAAGATGAAACTTTTTCTGAGGCTGTTGAAGCTGAAGACAGTTTAACCTCTGCTTCAATGGAAGAATTGCAGAAATTGCTGGATGAAGCGGTAAAAGAAGAAGATTTTGATACGGCTCTTGAGATTCAGGAGGAAATCAAAAGGCGAAAAAAGAAAATAGATTAA